In Rosa chinensis cultivar Old Blush chromosome 1, RchiOBHm-V2, whole genome shotgun sequence, a genomic segment contains:
- the LOC112195581 gene encoding very-long-chain aldehyde decarbonylase CER1, with translation MASTPGILTDWPWTRLGSFKYVVLAPWVVHGTYLFMVNQGPDRDLSYFLILPFMLWRMLHNQLWISLSRYRTAKGKGRIVDKGLEFEQVDRERNWDDQIIFNGILFYLGSRHLPGAQNLPLWRGDGFVMTFLIHTGPVEFLYYWFHRALHHHFLYSRYHSHHHSSIVTEPITSVIHPFAEHIAYFILFAIPMVTMAFTGTGSVGSYLIYVTYIDLMNNMGHCNFELIPNWIFSIFPPLKYLMYTPSFHSLHHTQFRTNYSLFMPIYDYIYGTMDKSTDSLYESSLKREEESPDVLHLTHLTTPESIYQLPIGFASLASKPHTSTWFLWLMWPVTLWSMLLTWIYGRTFVVERQRFEKLKLQTWAIPKYSLQYFLEWQNEAINGLIEEAILEAEEKGVKVLSLGLLNQSEELNRYGGLYVHRNPQLKIKVVDGSSLAVAVILNSIPKGTTQVLLRGNLTKVAYALAFSLCQRGIQVATLHQSDYLKLTKSFNATESKLVLAKSCSAKIWLVGDGLSKEEQLNAPKGTIFVPFSQIPPKKLRADCNYHCTPAMKTPTSLENIYSCENWLPRRVMSAWRIAAIVHALEGWNMHECGYTMSDINKVWQATLRHGFQPLTTTATTQTKLNQ, from the exons ATGGCTTCCACTCCTGGCATTCTCACAGACTGGCCATGGACGCGTCTCGGAAGCTTCAAG TACGTGGTTTTGGCTCCTTGGGTGGTTCACGGCACATACTTGTTCATGGTTAACCAAGGACCTGATAGAGATCTGTCTTACTTTCTCATACTTCCATTCATGCTGTGGAGGATGCTCCACAACCAGTTATGGATCTCTCTTTCCCGATATCGAACCGCCAAAGGAAAAGGCCGGATCGTCGACAAGGGACTCGAATTCGAACAAGTCGACAGAGAAAGAAACTG GGATGACCAGATAATATTCAACGGAATATTGTTCTACCTAGGCAGCAGGCACCTGCCTGGGGCTCAAAACCTACCATTGTGGAGGGGAGATGGGTTCGTTATGACGTTTCTGATTCATACCGGTCCGGTGGAGTTTCTCTACTACTGGTTTCACAGAGCTCTTCACCACCATTTCCTCTACTCTCGCTACCATTCCCACCACCATTCCTCCATTGTCACCGAGCCTATTACTT CTGTGATTCACCCTTTTGCGGAACACATAGCATATTTCATCCTCTTCGCAATACCAATGGTGACAATGGCGTTTACGGGGACAGGTTCAGTCGGATCATATTTGATTTATGTTACTTATATTGACTTAATGAACAACATGGGGCACTGCAATTTCGAGCTCATTCCCAACTggatattttctatttttcctcCTCTTAAGTACCTCATGTACACTCCCTC GTTTCACTCTCTTCACCACACACAATTCCGAACCAATTACTCCCTCTTCATGCCCATCTACGACTACATATACGGCACTATGGACAAGTCTACTGATTCTCTGTATGAATCTTCGCTCAAAAGAGAGGAAGAATCGCCCGATGTGTTGCATCTAACCCATCTAACAACCCCTGAATCCATATATCAACTACCTATAGGGTTTGCTTCCTTGGCCTCTAAGCCACACACCTCAACGTGGTTCTTATGGTTGATGTGGCCAGTCACACTGTGGTCTATGCTGCTCACTTGGATTTACGGCCGAACTTTTGTGGTTGAGAGGCAGCGCTTTGAGAAACTTAAATTGCAAACTTGGGCTATACCGAAATACAGTTTGCAG TACTTCTTGGAATGGCAAAACGAAGCTATCAACGGCTTGATTGAGGAAGCTATACTTGAAGCTGAGGAAAAGGGTGTCAAAGTTTTAAGTTTAGGTCTCTTGAATCAG AGTGAGGAGCTCAATCGATACGGTGGCCTCTATGTTCACAGGAATCCACAGCTGAAAATCAAGGTTGTGGATGGAAGTAGCTTAGCTGTGGCTGTCATCCTCAACAGCATTCCGAAAGGGACAACCCAAGTTCTTCTTAGAGGCAACCTCACTAAGGTTGCTTATGCCCTTGCATTTTCGTTGTGCCAGAGGGGAATCCAG GTAGCTACACTACACCAGTCTGATTATTTGAAGCTCACCAAATCATTCAATGCTACTGAGAGTAAGTTGGTTCTTGCAAAGAGCTGTTCTGCAAAG ATCTGGTTAGTGGGAGATGGACTGAGTAAAGAAGAACAGTTGAATGCACCGAAAGGAACTATATTTGTTCCCTTCTCCCAAATTCCACCGAAAAAATTGCGCGCAGACTGCAACTACCACTGCACTCCAGCCATGAAGACTCCTACGTCACTTGAGAACATTTACTCTTGTGAG AACTGGTTACCAAGAAGGGTGATGAGTGCGTGGCGCATTGCCGCAATAGTGCATGCCTTGGAAGGTTGGAATATGCACGAGTGCGGTTACACCATGTCTGACATTAACAAAGTTTGGCAAGCAACTCTTCGACATGGCTTCCAACCTCTAACCACCACGGCCACTACTCAGACCAAATTAAATCAGTAA